Proteins from a genomic interval of Desulfovibrio piger:
- a CDS encoding MlaE family ABC transporter permease, translated as METSPQVNLDRAGERLQVTVSGSWAINTPWPPQCADALQQLRGPGIRQLHLAAASLDAWDSSLLVFLVQLHKAARAAQIEISQDLPTGLARLLHLAFAIPAQAGAARSDHRQGLFARVGEAVMGLPPRCADFLEFLGDVTLSIWRLILGRAGMRMQDFIEAMYECGVRALPIISITSLLFGLILAFVGAVQLTQFGAQIYVAGLVGIGMLRVMGAVMVGVVMSGRVGAAYAAMIGTMQVNEEVDALTTLGISPIDFLVLPRMLALMLMVPLLTVYADLMGILGGYVVGVSMLGLSSAEYLNATMQMVSFVHGLIGIAYGTVFGIIIALAGCYQGIRCGRSAQAVGLATTTAVVQSIVGIIIATAVITIICNVLGI; from the coding sequence ATGGAAACAAGTCCGCAAGTAAACCTGGACAGGGCCGGAGAGCGCCTGCAGGTCACCGTCTCCGGCAGCTGGGCCATCAATACGCCCTGGCCGCCGCAGTGTGCCGACGCCCTGCAGCAGCTGCGAGGCCCCGGCATCCGGCAGCTGCACCTCGCGGCGGCCTCCCTCGACGCCTGGGACAGCAGCCTCCTGGTCTTCCTCGTCCAGCTGCACAAGGCCGCCCGCGCCGCGCAGATCGAGATCAGCCAGGACCTGCCCACAGGACTGGCACGACTGCTGCACCTGGCCTTCGCCATCCCGGCCCAGGCAGGGGCCGCCCGCAGCGACCACCGGCAAGGGCTTTTCGCCCGGGTGGGCGAAGCGGTCATGGGCCTGCCGCCCCGCTGTGCGGATTTTCTGGAATTCCTCGGCGATGTGACCCTTTCCATCTGGCGTCTCATCCTGGGACGCGCCGGCATGCGCATGCAGGACTTTATAGAAGCCATGTACGAATGCGGTGTGCGCGCCCTGCCCATCATCTCCATCACCAGCCTGCTGTTCGGTCTGATCCTGGCCTTTGTGGGCGCAGTGCAGCTGACGCAGTTCGGCGCCCAGATCTATGTGGCCGGGCTGGTGGGCATCGGCATGTTGCGCGTCATGGGCGCGGTCATGGTGGGCGTGGTCATGTCCGGCCGCGTGGGGGCCGCCTATGCGGCCATGATCGGCACCATGCAGGTCAACGAGGAAGTGGACGCCCTGACCACCCTGGGCATCTCGCCCATAGATTTTCTGGTGCTGCCGCGCATGCTGGCCCTGATGCTCATGGTCCCCCTGCTCACGGTCTATGCCGACCTCATGGGCATCCTGGGCGGCTATGTGGTGGGCGTCTCCATGCTGGGGCTGAGTTCCGCCGAATACCTCAACGCCACCATGCAGATGGTCTCCTTCGTCCACGGGCTCATCGGCATCGCCTACGGTACGGTGTTCGGCATCATCATCGCCCTGGCGGGCTGCTATCAGGGCATCCGCTGCGGCCGCAGCGCCCAGGCCGTGGGCCTGGCCACCACCACGGCCGTGGTCCAGTCCATCGTGGGCATCATCATCGCCACGGCCGTCATCACCATCATCTGCAACGTACTGGGCATCTGA
- a CDS encoding ABC transporter ATP-binding protein: MSTPRLRVRDLTLGYGSFVLMRDVNFDVAADDIFLIMGGSGCGKSSLLRTLMGLKQPQSGQVLYGDTDIWACTEKERRRILRRTGVLFQGGALWSSMTLAENVGLPLQQYTDLDDDEIREQASLKLALAGLAGFEDYYPSEISGGMRKRAGLARALALDPEILFLDEPSAGLDPVSARMLDDLILELRDALGTTFVIVSHELASIFAIASNGIYLDVRTRRVTARGNPSELVRDPHTELQALRFLTRGEAGGPQQQD, from the coding sequence ATGAGCACTCCCCGCCTGCGCGTCCGCGACCTGACCCTGGGCTACGGCTCCTTCGTGCTCATGCGTGACGTCAATTTCGATGTGGCCGCCGATGACATCTTCCTCATCATGGGCGGTTCCGGCTGCGGCAAGAGCTCGCTCCTGCGCACGCTCATGGGCCTCAAGCAACCCCAGAGCGGCCAGGTGCTCTACGGTGATACGGACATCTGGGCCTGTACCGAAAAAGAGCGCCGCCGCATCCTGCGGCGTACGGGCGTCCTCTTCCAGGGCGGCGCCCTGTGGAGCTCCATGACCCTGGCCGAGAACGTAGGCCTGCCGCTGCAGCAGTACACCGACCTCGATGACGACGAGATCCGCGAGCAGGCCTCGCTCAAGCTGGCCCTGGCCGGTCTGGCCGGTTTCGAGGACTACTATCCTTCGGAGATCAGCGGCGGCATGCGCAAGCGGGCCGGTCTGGCCCGGGCCCTGGCCCTCGATCCCGAGATCCTTTTTCTGGACGAACCTTCCGCCGGTCTGGACCCGGTGAGCGCCCGCATGCTGGACGACCTGATCCTGGAGCTGCGCGACGCCCTGGGCACGACCTTCGTCATCGTCTCCCACGAGCTGGCCAGCATCTTCGCCATCGCCAGCAACGGCATCTATCTCGACGTGCGGACCCGGCGCGTCACTGCCCGGGGCAACCCCTCCGAACTGGTGCGCGACCCGCACACCGAGCTGCA